One stretch of Diabrotica undecimpunctata isolate CICGRU chromosome 5, icDiaUnde3, whole genome shotgun sequence DNA includes these proteins:
- the mge gene encoding mitochondrial import receptor subunit TOM22 homolog has translation MAPAEENERDSGMESQEGSQSQEPEENVTHTSQSVSGEKKRPEIEDSYDDEPDESLCERLWGLTEMFPESLRNFTWSTVVNTKEGIKFAYSFSRSATWVVFSTSIILFAPIIFEVERAQMEEMQKNQQKQILLGPNSAISGGVPPPIMPPMPQQKS, from the exons ATGGCACCAGCTGAAGAAAACGAAAGAGATAGCGGAATGGAATCCCAAGAAGGTTCTCAATCTCAAGAACCAGAGGAAAATGTTACCCATACGAGCCAGTCTGTTTCTGGAGAAAAGAAAAGACCTGAAATTGAAGACAGTTACGATGACGAG CCTGATGAATCCTTATGCGAAAGATTATGGGGTCTGACAGAAATGTTTCCAGAGTCTTTAAGAAATTTCACTTGGTCTACAGTTGTGAACACTAAAGAAGGGATCAAATTTGCTTACAGTTTTTCAAGGAGTGCAACATGGGTAGTTTTCAGCACATCTATTATACTTTTTGCACCCATCATATTTGAGGTGGAGAGAGCTCAAATGGAAGAAATGCAAAAGaatcaacaaaaacaaatattattagGACCTAATTCAGCAATATCAGGGGGAGTGCCTCCACCCATCATGCCCCCCATGCCGCAGCAGAAGAGTTGA